In Haloarcula hispanica ATCC 33960, one DNA window encodes the following:
- a CDS encoding glycoside hydrolase family 88 protein, translating into MSSDNATQPATRAASHLRTLDLDGKSWITGVAINGLLAEGSEQSVTAAKDLVDRAVATQDDNGQLGYGPSYPIEVFSHGREYEASWELTVKKCMNTNNTTAIGHGVLDFYERTGDERYLDAARGEYEWLQSVDRTETGGIPHHDPEVAGIKSLWIDSVYMMCPFFSRYAEAADEPAAHDEAVTQYLVHAEHLRDPRTGLFRHIWVETPDHYPQGAFWARGNGWAAAAAVEILDRLPDDHDQREDLVERFRDHCESLLPLQDGSGFWHNLVDDTDTPLESSGTLMFAYAFNRGIELGLLDESQYRDSADDALDAVTHVVDDEGAVGRVAGPPGGPEAPLTVTPYGQGWYLMAADSAR; encoded by the coding sequence ATGTCGTCAGACAACGCCACACAGCCAGCAACACGTGCAGCGTCGCATCTCAGAACGCTCGACCTCGACGGCAAGTCGTGGATCACCGGCGTCGCCATAAACGGCCTCCTCGCCGAGGGGAGCGAGCAGTCCGTCACGGCTGCGAAAGACCTCGTCGACAGGGCCGTCGCGACACAGGACGACAACGGACAGTTGGGATACGGACCGAGCTACCCCATCGAGGTGTTCAGCCACGGCCGGGAGTACGAGGCCAGCTGGGAGCTCACGGTGAAAAAGTGCATGAACACCAACAACACGACCGCTATCGGCCACGGCGTGCTCGACTTTTACGAGCGGACGGGCGACGAGCGATACCTCGACGCGGCGAGGGGCGAGTACGAGTGGCTCCAGTCAGTCGACCGGACGGAAACGGGGGGTATCCCCCACCACGACCCGGAGGTTGCCGGAATCAAATCGCTGTGGATCGATTCGGTGTATATGATGTGCCCGTTCTTCAGCCGATACGCCGAGGCCGCAGACGAGCCAGCGGCCCACGACGAAGCCGTCACGCAGTATCTGGTTCACGCCGAGCATCTCCGCGATCCCCGGACTGGACTGTTCCGACACATCTGGGTCGAAACGCCGGATCACTACCCGCAAGGGGCGTTCTGGGCGCGGGGCAACGGCTGGGCCGCCGCGGCGGCCGTCGAAATCCTCGACCGCTTGCCGGACGACCACGATCAGCGCGAGGATCTGGTCGAGCGCTTCAGGGATCACTGTGAGAGCCTGCTCCCACTGCAAGACGGGAGCGGCTTCTGGCACAACCTCGTCGACGACACGGATACGCCCCTTGAGTCATCTGGGACGCTGATGTTTGCCTACGCGTTCAACCGCGGCATCGAACTCGGACTTCTCGACGAGTCGCAGTACCGCGATTCAGCGGATGACGCGCTCGATGCTGTGACGCATGTCGTCGACGACGAGGGCGCGGTCGGCCGCGTCGCCGGTCCCCCGGGCGGACCCGAAGCGCCGCTGACGGTGACGCCGTACGGGCAGGGCTGGTATCTCATGGCCGCCGATAGCGCGCGCTGA